One window of Saprospiraceae bacterium genomic DNA carries:
- a CDS encoding phosphoribosylaminoimidazolesuccinocarboxamide synthase: MLPEHIALSGTDFHFKNQQQVYRGKVRDVYDIGEKLIIITTDRISAFDHILPRPIPWKGQVLNQIAAHFLEAVKDICPVWLEECPDPNVSVGKKCQGIPIEMVVRGYLTGHAWRTYASGERVLCGVQLEEGMRENQKFTSPMLTPTTKASEGHDEDISADALIKRGIVSKALWEDMARLAFRLFERGTSIAAKQGLILVDTKYEFGLFDGNLILMDEIHTPDSSRYFERANYLEHFNNNTSPTQLSKEFVREWLMAHGFQGKDGQLMPEMPDLFVWTISERYIDLYERITGKPFIKSDSEIPVRQRIASNLSKYL; the protein is encoded by the coding sequence CCCGAACACATCGCCCTTTCAGGTACAGATTTTCATTTTAAAAATCAACAACAGGTTTACCGCGGAAAAGTGCGGGATGTCTATGATATTGGTGAAAAATTAATCATAATTACCACCGACCGGATTTCAGCCTTCGACCATATTTTGCCAAGACCGATTCCCTGGAAAGGACAAGTTTTAAATCAAATTGCAGCTCATTTTCTAGAGGCCGTTAAAGATATTTGTCCGGTTTGGCTCGAAGAATGTCCGGATCCCAATGTTTCCGTCGGAAAAAAATGTCAGGGAATTCCCATCGAAATGGTTGTTCGGGGATATTTAACCGGACATGCCTGGCGTACCTACGCATCTGGCGAACGGGTTTTATGTGGCGTTCAATTGGAGGAAGGAATGCGTGAAAATCAAAAATTCACAAGCCCCATGCTAACACCCACTACAAAAGCCAGCGAAGGACACGATGAAGATATTTCTGCTGATGCACTTATCAAAAGGGGAATTGTAAGCAAAGCCCTTTGGGAGGACATGGCAAGGCTTGCATTTCGATTATTTGAGCGTGGGACTTCAATTGCCGCAAAGCAAGGACTTATACTCGTAGATACTAAATATGAATTTGGACTCTTTGATGGGAATTTGATTTTAATGGATGAAATTCATACGCCCGACAGTTCGAGGTATTTTGAACGAGCAAATTATCTGGAACATTTCAACAACAATACGTCACCTACACAACTTTCCAAAGAATTTGTCCGTGAATGGTTGATGGCACATGGATTTCAAGGGAAAGATGGTCAGTTGATGCCGGAAATGCCCGATTTATTTGTTTGGACCATATCTGAACGTTACATCGATTTATACGAACGGATAACAGGAAAACCCTTTATAAAATCAGACTCCGAGATCCCTGTCAGACAACGGATTGCATCCAATCTTTCAAAATATTTGTAG